The following coding sequences are from one Kushneria phosphatilytica window:
- a CDS encoding DUF445 domain-containing protein, producing MTDEIALQNAIPNRRRIATLSLLAALILYITSLWLEARWPAMSYLAAFAEAAMIGGIADWFAVTALFRHPLGLKIPHTAIIPRNRQRIGRSLSGFIRENFLSERYVRDSVRRFDLAGALVDWLDRPDRRALVSANVARFAVASLSALRQEAARDFLTQTLRYHLGRLDTARMLGAGLSVLASEGRHQALLDDSLAKLSRWLEDEDHQEQVKTFITDTVFKLFNPRILGREVSFHRLAGWVVNERIVEQSARLISEVSADPEHPLRRHLDEQFQALIERTRNDQRLARKLDGLRDELLDNERLTRYLGAVWEDVVTWLERDLARDDSEIRAHFENFLAHYTRSLRQDDAARHWLNEQAETLLPALVERNGPRIDAYIQRYLDSLDTGEIVEQIEKNVGNDLQYIRINGTLVGGLIGLGIHVLTQLLPFS from the coding sequence ATGACCGATGAGATTGCCTTGCAGAACGCCATACCAAATCGCCGGAGAATCGCCACACTTTCCCTGCTTGCGGCGCTGATACTGTATATCACCAGTCTCTGGCTGGAAGCGCGCTGGCCGGCCATGAGCTACCTGGCGGCCTTCGCCGAAGCGGCGATGATCGGCGGCATCGCCGATTGGTTCGCGGTCACCGCACTGTTTCGTCATCCGCTGGGACTGAAGATTCCGCATACAGCCATCATTCCGCGCAATCGTCAGCGCATCGGGCGCAGCCTCTCCGGCTTCATTCGCGAGAACTTCCTCTCCGAACGCTACGTGCGCGACTCGGTACGCCGCTTCGATCTTGCCGGGGCGCTGGTGGATTGGCTCGATCGTCCTGACCGACGCGCGCTGGTCAGTGCCAATGTGGCACGTTTCGCAGTGGCATCACTGTCGGCGCTGCGCCAGGAGGCCGCGCGGGACTTTCTCACCCAGACCCTGCGCTATCACCTGGGGCGACTGGATACTGCCCGCATGCTCGGCGCCGGACTGTCGGTACTGGCTTCCGAGGGGCGCCATCAGGCGCTGCTCGATGACTCACTGGCAAAGCTCTCACGCTGGCTGGAGGACGAAGATCATCAGGAGCAGGTCAAGACCTTCATTACCGATACCGTCTTCAAATTGTTCAATCCGCGCATCCTGGGGCGCGAGGTCAGTTTCCACCGGCTTGCCGGCTGGGTGGTCAACGAGCGCATTGTCGAGCAAAGCGCCCGGCTGATCAGCGAGGTCAGCGCCGATCCCGAGCACCCGCTGCGTCGCCATCTGGATGAGCAGTTTCAGGCGCTGATCGAGCGCACCCGCAATGATCAGAGACTGGCTCGCAAGCTCGACGGACTACGCGATGAGCTGCTCGACAACGAACGTCTGACCCGTTACCTGGGGGCGGTCTGGGAAGATGTCGTGACCTGGCTTGAGCGCGACCTGGCCCGCGACGACTCCGAGATACGCGCCCATTTCGAAAACTTTCTGGCCCACTATACCCGTTCGCTGCGCCAGGATGACGCCGCCCGCCACTGGCTCAACGAGCAGGCCGAAACCCTGCTACCGGCACTGGTCGAGCGCAATGGCCCGCGTATCGATGCCTATATTCAGCGCTATCTCGACAGCCTCGATACCGGCGAAATCGTCGAGCAGATCGAGAAAAATGTCGGCAACGATCTGCAGTACATCCGCATCAATGGCACGCTGGTAGGTGGCCTGATCGGACTGGGGATTCATGTACTGACCCAGTTGTTGCCATTCAGTTGA
- a CDS encoding DEAD/DEAH box helicase translates to MSFSELGLAPELLRAVEAAGYHTPSPIQAKAIPACLEGRDVLAAAQTGTGKTAGFTLPILQRLSRQPVTGRRAVRALILTPTRELAAQVHESVEKYGAALSPRLESDVVYGGVKINPQINRLREGVDILVACPGRLLDLVSQKAVRLDQVETLVLDEADRMLDMGFIHDIRKILKLVPQQRQTLLFSATFSSEIRQLADKLLDQPVSIDVAPRNTAAETVDQSVYKIDKPSKTALLVHLIRQQQLEQALVFTATKHMANRVTKNLQKAGITAAAIHGNKSQNARTSALNGFKSGEVRILVATDVAARGIDIAHLPHVINFELPNVPADYVHRIGRTGRAGASGSAMSLVAPDERDQLKGIERLIGKPVPVHESKNFDARAVQEELSSAGGQTEDPGPPGQRRNARPAGGQRQQRSRGQGGRERNEQSPRKEGERPARRRRRGGRGRGNQASGNQ, encoded by the coding sequence ATGTCCTTTTCCGAACTCGGGCTGGCGCCCGAGCTGCTGCGTGCCGTCGAGGCTGCCGGCTACCATACCCCTTCCCCCATTCAGGCGAAGGCCATTCCCGCCTGTCTTGAAGGGCGCGACGTGCTCGCCGCTGCCCAGACCGGCACCGGCAAGACCGCCGGATTCACACTGCCGATCCTGCAGCGGCTGTCCCGTCAACCGGTCACTGGCCGGCGCGCGGTGCGGGCCCTGATCCTGACGCCGACCCGTGAACTGGCCGCTCAGGTCCACGAATCCGTGGAAAAATATGGCGCTGCCCTGTCGCCTCGGCTGGAGAGCGACGTCGTCTATGGCGGCGTGAAGATCAACCCGCAGATCAATCGCCTGCGTGAAGGGGTCGATATCCTTGTGGCCTGTCCGGGACGGCTGCTGGATCTGGTCTCCCAGAAGGCTGTGCGCCTCGATCAGGTCGAGACGCTGGTGCTTGATGAAGCCGATCGCATGCTCGATATGGGCTTCATTCACGACATTCGCAAGATTCTCAAACTGGTGCCGCAGCAGCGTCAGACCCTGCTGTTCTCGGCGACCTTCTCCAGCGAAATTCGCCAGCTGGCGGACAAGCTGCTCGATCAGCCGGTCAGCATTGATGTGGCGCCGCGCAATACGGCGGCCGAAACAGTCGACCAGTCGGTCTACAAGATCGACAAGCCTTCGAAGACCGCGTTGCTGGTGCACCTGATCCGGCAGCAACAGCTCGAGCAGGCGCTGGTCTTCACGGCGACCAAGCACATGGCCAATCGGGTGACAAAGAACCTGCAGAAGGCCGGTATTACCGCGGCGGCGATTCATGGCAACAAGAGCCAGAATGCGCGTACTTCGGCGCTCAACGGCTTCAAGTCGGGCGAAGTGCGCATCCTGGTGGCCACCGATGTCGCGGCCCGTGGCATCGATATTGCCCATCTGCCCCACGTCATCAACTTCGAACTGCCGAATGTGCCGGCGGACTATGTTCACCGCATCGGCCGCACCGGCCGTGCCGGTGCCAGTGGCAGCGCGATGTCACTGGTGGCGCCGGATGAACGTGATCAGCTCAAGGGTATCGAACGACTGATCGGCAAGCCGGTACCCGTGCACGAAAGCAAAAACTTCGATGCCCGGGCGGTACAGGAAGAACTGTCCAGCGCTGGCGGTCAGACCGAGGATCCCGGGCCTCCCGGCCAGCGGCGCAATGCCCGCCCCGCTGGCGGTCAGCGTCAGCAGCGTTCCCGGGGACAGGGCGGTCGTGAGCGCAACGAGCAGTCGCCACGCAAGGAAGGCGAGCGTCCGGCACGGCGTCGGCGTCGTGGTGGCCGGGGGCGCGGCAATCAGGCATCCGGTAACCAGTAG
- a CDS encoding DUF2218 domain-containing protein, translated as MADATAIMTTESGSRLINRLCKHWSHRFEVEYDETHGHIDFGASQCSMSAHAEQLVVTVHAGEDELERMQGVVAEHLQRMASGETLEIIWR; from the coding sequence ATGGCTGATGCTACCGCCATCATGACGACCGAGTCTGGCAGTCGTCTGATCAACCGACTCTGCAAGCACTGGTCGCATCGTTTTGAGGTCGAGTATGACGAGACGCACGGCCATATCGATTTCGGCGCGTCGCAGTGTTCCATGAGCGCGCATGCCGAGCAGCTGGTGGTCACCGTGCACGCCGGCGAGGATGAACTCGAACGCATGCAGGGCGTGGTGGCCGAGCATCTGCAGCGCATGGCTTCCGGAGAGACGCTGGAGATCATCTGGCGCTGA
- a CDS encoding App1 family protein has translation MLLSGIDTMSRAMKRGLRRLLKVAVRPMKSERAHGGRVIHSYRGYGSRTEVFLIGRVFRQPGLNLPTRQDSLMSDLVDLVRRSIRWGIHDVEVEIRVNDTRCVVTTDRYGYFHANIELDEPLPADRVWHQADFRLLTGSGDPGSRRARATAGATASTDIYVPPPDVDRVVISDIDDTVMHTGVANKLTMFYRLFFEKAERRTAFPGVASFYQGLHEGADGQRQRPMLYVSRGPWSIYEVLETFFQINRIPVGPVLFLREWGLTLQHPMPQKAEDHKQTLIEKMLSLYEDMPFVLIGDSGQHDPEVYAQIVRDHPGRISNIYIRDVSRDGRRSDAIRELADEVSRSDCTLTLAEDSATLAEHAHQHGLVSKSCVEQTRAEGEQQRRRHPED, from the coding sequence ATGCTGCTTTCCGGAATCGACACCATGTCCCGTGCCATGAAGCGTGGATTGCGCCGGCTGCTGAAGGTGGCCGTGCGCCCGATGAAATCGGAGCGCGCCCATGGCGGGCGCGTCATCCACTCCTATCGTGGCTATGGCTCACGTACCGAAGTCTTTCTGATTGGCCGGGTATTTCGACAGCCCGGCCTTAATTTGCCCACTCGCCAGGATTCCCTGATGAGTGATCTGGTCGATCTGGTGCGACGCAGCATTCGCTGGGGCATTCACGATGTCGAAGTCGAAATTCGGGTCAATGATACCCGCTGTGTCGTGACGACCGATCGCTACGGGTATTTTCATGCCAACATTGAACTGGATGAACCACTGCCGGCCGATCGTGTCTGGCATCAGGCCGATTTTCGGCTACTGACCGGCAGTGGGGACCCCGGCAGCCGACGCGCCCGCGCGACGGCGGGGGCCACGGCCAGTACCGATATTTATGTGCCACCGCCGGATGTTGACCGGGTAGTCATCAGCGATATCGATGACACCGTGATGCACACCGGGGTCGCCAACAAGCTGACCATGTTCTATCGGCTGTTCTTCGAGAAGGCCGAGCGGCGCACGGCCTTTCCCGGTGTGGCGAGCTTCTATCAGGGACTGCACGAAGGTGCAGACGGCCAGCGTCAGCGGCCAATGCTCTACGTTTCCCGAGGTCCCTGGAGCATCTATGAGGTGCTCGAGACCTTCTTCCAGATCAACCGTATTCCGGTGGGGCCGGTCCTGTTTCTGCGCGAATGGGGCCTGACCCTGCAACATCCGATGCCGCAGAAGGCCGAGGATCACAAGCAGACGCTGATCGAAAAGATGCTGTCACTTTATGAGGACATGCCGTTCGTGTTGATCGGTGACAGTGGTCAGCATGATCCGGAAGTCTATGCCCAGATTGTGCGTGATCATCCGGGGCGGATCAGCAATATCTACATTCGCGATGTCAGCCGGGATGGCCGGCGCAGCGATGCCATTCGGGAGCTGGCCGATGAGGTATCGCGCTCCGACTGTACCCTGACGCTCGCCGAGGACAGTGCGACCCTGGCCGAGCATGCCCATCAGCATGGTCTGGTGTCGAAATCCTGTGTAGAGCAGACCCGCGCCGAGGGTGAGCAGCAGCGTCGGCGTCATCCGGAGGACTGA
- a CDS encoding hydroxyisourate hydrolase — MSVTDYREVAIMATLTTHVLDQHGGLPAAGLHIDLFAHEATTPCAHAVTDTSGGLAAPLLEAGEGGHYTLRFHVRDYFLARGVDSPFLDRVPVTITLTHGQCAHVGLLITPWAYSVYRGS; from the coding sequence ATGAGTGTAACCGACTACAGAGAGGTGGCCATCATGGCGACCCTGACCACGCATGTGCTCGATCAGCACGGTGGCCTGCCGGCAGCCGGACTGCACATCGATCTGTTCGCGCATGAGGCGACTACACCCTGTGCACATGCCGTGACCGATACCTCCGGCGGGCTGGCCGCGCCGCTGCTCGAAGCGGGCGAAGGCGGGCACTATACGCTGCGTTTTCATGTGCGCGACTATTTTCTTGCCCGGGGCGTGGACTCTCCCTTTCTGGATCGGGTGCCGGTCACGATAACGCTGACCCATGGGCAGTGTGCTCACGTGGGGCTGCTGATAACGCCGTGGGCGTACAGTGTCTATCGCGGCAGCTGA
- a CDS encoding glycosyltransferase family protein — translation MSKVPWPGFAGGALLAIIPLVLLGYSWEQYDFIFHFTSWQEYGQSMAQGNLLPIWSSLANFGLGEPRYLFYPPLSLMVGGVLSWVLPPVLLPGAMIWLLTGVCALTTWHLTPASLDRSRRQVVALLVALGFGMLNSGIVRYAMAEMMASALIPLLLSCFVTMRQRADIHGVLRFAGMAALMWLTNMPMAIASTYLLGAVTLYCCLRDSSLTLLKHYLMGYVLSVLAIAWYLVPAILAESTISPSAVGPTGFSHMTLLDVPSLIGRNMLALVISSVAMVVFLLALGLRRRQLDQRLEIMAALGVVAIVVQLPGAVWLFGQLPVADMVGFWFRFYFFVSLTLPVVAFTLFRSRLLHGFIVLAYVMFYAGVGLLNFQASHHDGAGNPDLHAPTTEVLSRHEQGFAGYPEYLNPHTESRVIEHASQRPAWDIRASEGCHARVTSMIHGVLEATTRGETQCSYTLARYAFPFWHLYIDGQRIAYGHNGQGLLTVDVAAGEHRLMARVVRPLWPTLLGWGISLIVLLILVPWLIRRQHSVGHE, via the coding sequence ATGTCCAAGGTGCCATGGCCTGGCTTTGCCGGAGGCGCACTGCTGGCGATCATTCCCCTCGTCCTGTTGGGTTACTCGTGGGAACAGTACGACTTCATTTTTCACTTCACCAGCTGGCAGGAGTACGGGCAGTCAATGGCGCAGGGCAATCTGCTGCCGATCTGGAGCAGTCTGGCCAACTTCGGGCTGGGTGAGCCACGCTATCTTTTTTATCCACCGCTTTCCCTGATGGTGGGTGGGGTATTGTCCTGGGTATTGCCGCCGGTGCTGTTGCCGGGGGCCATGATCTGGCTGTTGACCGGGGTGTGTGCGCTGACGACCTGGCACTTGACGCCGGCGTCGCTCGACAGAAGCCGTCGACAGGTCGTGGCACTGTTGGTGGCACTCGGTTTCGGTATGCTCAACAGTGGTATCGTGCGCTATGCCATGGCGGAAATGATGGCGAGTGCACTGATTCCGCTGTTGCTGTCATGCTTTGTCACCATGCGACAGCGTGCGGATATCCATGGGGTGTTACGCTTTGCCGGCATGGCCGCACTGATGTGGCTGACCAATATGCCGATGGCGATCGCCTCGACCTATCTGTTGGGTGCGGTAACGCTTTACTGCTGTCTGCGGGATAGCTCGCTGACGCTGCTGAAACACTATCTGATGGGCTATGTTCTGTCCGTGCTGGCGATCGCCTGGTATCTGGTGCCGGCGATACTGGCCGAGTCGACCATCTCGCCTTCGGCGGTAGGGCCGACAGGCTTTTCGCACATGACACTGCTGGATGTGCCTTCATTGATCGGCCGTAACATGCTGGCGCTGGTCATCTCCAGTGTAGCCATGGTGGTGTTCCTGCTGGCACTTGGCCTGCGGCGGCGCCAGCTGGATCAGCGTCTAGAGATCATGGCAGCTCTCGGCGTAGTGGCGATCGTCGTACAATTGCCCGGTGCAGTATGGCTGTTCGGGCAGTTGCCCGTGGCTGATATGGTGGGCTTCTGGTTTCGCTTCTATTTCTTCGTGTCGCTGACATTGCCGGTGGTGGCGTTCACCCTGTTTCGCAGCCGCCTGCTGCATGGGTTTATTGTGCTGGCCTACGTCATGTTCTACGCCGGGGTCGGGCTGCTGAATTTCCAGGCAAGTCACCATGACGGTGCTGGCAATCCCGATCTCCATGCACCCACAACAGAGGTGCTGAGTCGTCATGAGCAGGGCTTTGCGGGCTACCCGGAATATCTCAATCCGCATACCGAAAGCAGGGTCATCGAGCATGCGTCACAGCGTCCGGCGTGGGATATCAGGGCGTCTGAGGGCTGTCATGCCAGAGTGACGAGCATGATTCATGGCGTGCTCGAGGCCACTACTCGTGGCGAGACGCAGTGTAGTTATACGCTGGCACGCTATGCTTTCCCGTTCTGGCATCTCTATATCGATGGCCAGCGGATCGCATATGGTCACAATGGGCAGGGTCTGTTGACGGTCGACGTAGCGGCCGGGGAGCATCGGCTCATGGCCCGTGTGGTCAGACCGCTTTGGCCGACTCTGCTGGGATGGGGCATCAGTCTGATCGTGTTGCTGATTCTGGTGCCATGGCTGATAAGGCGACAGCACAGTGTCGGTCATGAATGA
- the mmuM gene encoding homocysteine S-methyltransferase, whose protein sequence is MAQPPLPSALDDVLARFDFMVLDGALATELERTGFELNDALWSARLLHEAPEAIVRVHQAWFEAGADCAITASYQASVEGFRRYGMSEEEALALIRRSVQLACRAREAFWQMHADDSRPWPLVAASVGPYGATLADGSEYRGDYTDDEVVLQAFHRPRLAALLSERPDLLAIETLPSLSEARALIRLLPEFPEARAWVSFTARDAAHISDGTPMRECAALLSECPQVVAIGVNCTAPRHISGLIDEIRAVSERRVIVYPNSGERYDPQQGGWQPQESSDVGSSAFGDMIHQWRMAGAAIIGGCCRTTPRDIAAIAEQRRRLN, encoded by the coding sequence ATGGCACAACCCCCCTTGCCGAGTGCACTGGATGACGTGCTCGCACGTTTTGATTTCATGGTGCTCGATGGCGCGCTGGCGACCGAGCTCGAACGCACCGGCTTCGAGCTCAATGACGCATTATGGTCGGCCCGGCTGTTGCATGAAGCGCCCGAGGCCATTGTCCGGGTACATCAGGCGTGGTTCGAGGCCGGCGCGGATTGCGCCATCACGGCCAGTTATCAGGCATCGGTCGAGGGTTTTCGTCGCTACGGAATGAGCGAGGAGGAAGCGCTGGCGCTGATCCGCCGCTCGGTACAACTCGCCTGCCGAGCGCGCGAGGCGTTCTGGCAGATGCATGCCGATGACAGCCGCCCCTGGCCACTGGTGGCTGCCTCGGTGGGGCCCTACGGGGCCACGCTGGCCGATGGTTCCGAATATCGGGGCGACTATACCGACGATGAAGTGGTGCTGCAGGCCTTTCACCGACCGCGCCTGGCGGCGCTACTGAGTGAACGCCCTGATCTGCTGGCGATTGAAACCTTGCCCTCGCTGAGCGAAGCGCGGGCGCTGATCCGACTGCTCCCGGAATTCCCCGAGGCGCGTGCCTGGGTAAGCTTCACGGCCCGGGATGCGGCCCATATCAGTGATGGTACACCGATGCGGGAGTGTGCGGCGCTGCTTTCGGAGTGCCCGCAGGTGGTGGCGATCGGGGTCAACTGTACCGCTCCGCGGCATATCAGCGGACTGATCGATGAGATCCGCGCGGTTAGTGAACGCCGAGTCATCGTCTATCCCAACTCCGGAGAGCGCTACGATCCGCAACAGGGTGGCTGGCAGCCGCAGGAGAGTTCTGACGTCGGCAGTTCGGCCTTTGGCGATATGATCCACCAGTGGCGGATGGCAGGCGCGGCAATCATCGGTGGCTGTTGTCGGACCACGCCCCGGGATATCGCCGCCATTGCCGAGCAGCGCCGGAGACTCAACTGA
- a CDS encoding peptide MFS transporter has product MHSPADAPDSTRDRGFLGHPRALGPLFFTEMWERFSYYGIRPLLVLFMAAALHDGGLGFERDTASAIVGIYAGAIYLSALPGGWLADNWLGQRRAVWYGSILIALGHLSIALSAAWGATMFFIGLLFIVLGSGLFKTCMSVMVGTLYDEGDARRDGGFAIFYMGINLGALLAPLFTGLLMRHYGWHWGFGIGGLGMLVALLIFRLWAIPGLRRADELRGRAASWDAPAVARRGVGYWISGLAIALSAFVALVAMGAISLDPVAIAEAMTSVIIVCALGYFVYLFAFSGLDRNERIRVAVCFLLIMAAACFWASFEQQPTSYNLFARDYTDRMLFGWEIPTVWFQSFNPLFIILFGPLFGWLWPALGRRGREPGSPAKFVLGLLLAAGGFGLMMLAAERVLSSGGAVSAGWITLSLLLLTLGELCLSPVGLSTMSALAPRQMRGQVMGLWFTASALGNLVAGLIGGHVNAGELQQLPELFGRCAVALVICAIILSLLIRPIQRMLKGNPIVDPAAVQQSAPDSSSTTRH; this is encoded by the coding sequence ATGCACTCCCCCGCTGACGCCCCCGATTCTACCCGGGATCGGGGCTTTCTCGGCCATCCCCGCGCGCTGGGGCCGCTGTTTTTCACCGAAATGTGGGAGCGATTCTCCTACTACGGTATCCGCCCGTTGCTGGTGCTGTTCATGGCTGCTGCACTGCACGACGGTGGTCTGGGCTTCGAGCGCGATACCGCTTCGGCCATCGTCGGCATCTATGCCGGTGCCATCTATCTCTCGGCCCTGCCCGGCGGCTGGCTTGCCGACAACTGGCTGGGCCAGCGCCGGGCGGTCTGGTACGGCTCGATCCTGATCGCTCTGGGCCATCTGTCGATTGCCCTCTCCGCCGCCTGGGGCGCGACGATGTTTTTCATCGGGCTGCTGTTCATCGTACTCGGCTCGGGGCTGTTCAAGACCTGCATGTCGGTGATGGTCGGTACCCTCTATGACGAGGGTGACGCGCGCCGCGATGGCGGCTTCGCCATCTTCTACATGGGCATCAACCTGGGCGCTCTGTTGGCGCCGCTGTTCACCGGATTGCTGATGCGTCACTACGGCTGGCACTGGGGCTTCGGTATCGGCGGGTTGGGTATGCTGGTGGCGCTGCTGATCTTCCGGCTATGGGCCATTCCCGGTCTCAGACGCGCCGATGAACTGCGCGGCCGGGCTGCCAGCTGGGATGCACCCGCCGTGGCACGCCGTGGCGTGGGCTACTGGATCAGTGGCCTGGCGATTGCCCTGTCCGCCTTTGTGGCCCTGGTCGCCATGGGCGCGATCAGCCTCGACCCGGTCGCCATCGCCGAAGCCATGACCAGTGTGATTATCGTCTGTGCGCTGGGCTATTTCGTTTACCTGTTCGCCTTCAGCGGGCTGGATCGCAACGAGCGCATCCGGGTGGCCGTCTGCTTTCTGCTGATCATGGCAGCCGCCTGTTTCTGGGCCTCGTTCGAACAGCAGCCCACCTCGTACAACCTGTTTGCTCGCGACTACACCGATCGCATGTTGTTCGGCTGGGAGATCCCCACGGTGTGGTTCCAGTCCTTCAATCCGCTGTTCATCATCCTGTTCGGCCCGCTGTTCGGCTGGCTGTGGCCGGCCCTGGGGCGGCGCGGGCGGGAACCCGGCAGCCCGGCCAAGTTCGTCCTCGGCCTGCTGTTGGCAGCCGGTGGTTTCGGTCTGATGATGCTCGCCGCCGAACGGGTACTGAGCAGCGGCGGCGCCGTCAGTGCCGGCTGGATCACACTCAGCCTGCTGTTGCTGACCCTCGGCGAGCTCTGCCTGAGTCCGGTGGGACTATCGACCATGAGCGCGCTGGCGCCCCGCCAGATGCGCGGTCAGGTGATGGGCCTGTGGTTTACCGCTTCGGCACTGGGCAATCTGGTCGCCGGTCTGATCGGCGGCCACGTCAACGCCGGCGAGCTGCAGCAATTGCCCGAACTGTTCGGCCGCTGTGCGGTGGCACTGGTCATCTGTGCCATCATCCTGTCGCTGCTGATTCGACCGATCCAGCGTATGCTGAAGGGCAATCCGATCGTCGACCCGGCCGCTGTTCAACAGAGCGCGCCCGACTCGTCATCGACGACCCGTCACTGA
- a CDS encoding DUF938 domain-containing protein — MHDERLSSPAVARNREPLREVLARVLPTSARVLEIASGSGEHACYFTTRLPGLIWQPTDPDPQALASIQAWRADQPGVDNPGAVDNAASHLLAPLKLDVTQRPWPDTVGKIDALVCINMIHIAPWAAAQALFAEAGERLPQHGPLVLYGPFRRHGEHTAPSNTAFDHSLQARDSRWGIRDLESDVVPLAEQHGLTLDEVIIMPANNLSVVLRRR, encoded by the coding sequence ATGCACGATGAACGCCTCTCCAGTCCGGCGGTGGCGCGCAATCGCGAACCCCTGCGCGAAGTGCTGGCTCGCGTACTGCCAACCTCCGCACGAGTACTGGAAATCGCCAGTGGCAGCGGCGAGCATGCCTGCTACTTCACCACCCGGCTACCGGGTCTGATCTGGCAGCCCACCGATCCCGATCCACAGGCGCTGGCCTCGATCCAGGCATGGCGCGCCGATCAACCGGGTGTGGATAACCCGGGTGCTGTGGACAACGCCGCGAGCCACCTGCTGGCACCGCTTAAGCTGGATGTCACTCAGCGCCCCTGGCCGGACACAGTGGGCAAGATCGACGCCCTGGTCTGCATCAACATGATCCACATCGCCCCGTGGGCCGCGGCCCAGGCACTGTTCGCCGAAGCGGGCGAGCGCCTGCCACAGCACGGACCACTGGTGCTTTACGGTCCCTTCCGGCGCCATGGGGAGCATACCGCGCCGAGCAATACAGCGTTCGATCACAGCCTGCAGGCGCGTGACTCCCGCTGGGGCATTCGCGATCTGGAGAGCGACGTCGTACCGCTGGCCGAACAACATGGCCTGACACTCGACGAAGTGATCATCATGCCAGCCAATAATCTGAGCGTGGTGCTGCGCCGGCGCTGA